In one window of Cololabis saira isolate AMF1-May2022 chromosome 23, fColSai1.1, whole genome shotgun sequence DNA:
- the LOC133424397 gene encoding splicing factor 3A subunit 2-like, translating to PSIHYPSIHPSIHPLSIHPSIHPSIHPSIHPSIIHPSIHPSIHPLSIHPSIHHPSIIHPSIHHPSIIHPSIHPSIHPSIHPSIHPSIHPSIHASIHPSIHPSIIHPSIHPSIIHPLSIHPSCIHPSIHYPSIHPSIIHPSIIHPSIHPSIYIHPSIHPSIIHPSIHPSSIHYPSIHASIHPSIHYPSIHPSIIHPSIHPSIHPSIHPSIHPSIHSSLHHPSIIHPYPSIHPSIHPSIHPYPSIHPSIH from the exons ccatccatccattatccatccatccatccatccatccatccattatccatccatccatccatccatccatccatccatccatccatccatccatccattatccatccatccatccatccatccatccatccattatccatccatccatccatccatcatccatccattatccatccatccatccatcatccatccattatccatccatccatccatccatccatccatccatccatccatccatccatccatccatccatccatccatccatccatgcatccatccatccatccatccatccatccattatccatccatccatccatccatccatcatccatccattatccatccatccat catgcatccatccatccatccattatccatccatccatccatccattatccatccatccattatccatccatccatccatccatccatatacatccatccatccatccatccatccattatccatccatccatccatccatcatccatccattatccatccatccatgcatccatccatccatccatccattatccatccatccatccatccattatccatccatccatccatccatccatccatccatccatccatccatccatccatccatccatccattcatccctccatcatccatccatcatccatccatatccatccatccatccatccatccatccatccatccatccatatccatccatccatccatccatccat
- the LOC133424568 gene encoding guanine nucleotide exchange factor subunit RIC1-like, whose translation MDAPTSLLPLSLHPSIHAHMHPSIHPSSIHPSIIHPSIHPSIHIHSSIHPSLSIHPSSIHPSINPSIHPSILHPSIHPSIHPSIHLYPSIHHPSIHPSIHPSIHPSCIHPSIHPSIHPSIHPSILHPSIHPSSIHPSIHPFIHPSIHPLSIHPSKHPSIHPSIHPYTSIHPLSIHPSIHHPSIIHPSIHPSIHPSIHYPSIHIHPSIHYPSIHPSIIHPLSIHPSIH comes from the exons ATGGATGCTCCAACTTCCCTCCTTCCGctctctctccatccatccatccatgcacacatgcatccatccatccatccatcatccatccatccatccatcatccatccatccatccatccatccatccacatccattcatccatccatccatctttatccatccatccatcatccatccatccatccatcaatccatccatccatccatccatcctgcatccatccatccatccatccattcatccatccatccatctttatccatccatccatcatccatccatccatccatcaatccatccatccatccatccatcctgcatccatccatccatccatccatccatccatccatccatccatccatccatcc tccatccatccatccatccatcatccatccatccatccatccatccattcatccatccatccatccatccattatccatccatccatccaaacatccatccatccatccatccatccatccatatacatccatccatccattatccatccatccatccatccatcatccatccattatccatccatccatccatccatccatccatccatccatccattatccatccatccatatacatccatccatccattatccatccatccatccatccatcatccatccattatccatccatccatccatccat
- the LOC133424569 gene encoding guanine nucleotide exchange factor subunit RIC1-like — translation PSIYIHPSPIHPSIYIHIHPSIHPSSIHPSIYIHPSIHPSIHPSIHIHPSIHPSIHPSIFIHPYTSIHPSIIHPSIHPSIHPSIHIHPSIHPSIHPSIHPSIHPSIHPYTSIHPSIHPYTSIHPSIHPSIHPYTSIHPSIHPSIYIHPSIYIHPSIHLSSIHPSVRPPSVHPSISIHPSMHHPSIHIHPSIHASSMHHPSIHPSIHQSIYPYSSIHPSIHPSIHPSSAIIQQYFAPSLEDEELRLPSFGTSVVKQGGVFQL, via the exons ccatccatatacatccatccatcacccatccatccatccatatacatccatatacatccatccatccatccatcatctatccatccatccatatacatccatccatccatccatccatccatccatccatccatccatatacatccatccatccatccatccatccatccatccatcttcatccatccatatacatccatccatccatccatcatccatccatccatccatccatccatccatccatccatccatatacatccatccatccatccatccatccatccatccatccatccatccatccatccatccatccatccatatacatccatccatccatccatccatccatatacatccatccatccatccatccatccatccatccatccatatacatccatccatccatccatccatccatccatatacatccatccatccatatacatccatccatccatccatctatcatccatccatccgtccgtccgtcc tccgtccgtccatccatccatatccatccatccatccatgcatcatccatccatccatatccatccatccatccatgcatcatccatgcatcatccatccatccatccatccatccatcaatccatatatccatattcatccatccatccctccatccatccctccatccatccatcctcagcAATAATTCAGCAATATTTCGCTCCAT CACTAGAAGACGAGGAGCTTCGTCTTCCCTCCTTCGGCACCAGCGTGGTGAAGCAGGGGGGTGTTTTTCAGCTTTAG
- the LOC133424387 gene encoding splicing factor 3A subunit 2-like, which yields PSIHPYPSIHPSIHPSIHPSIHPTIHPSIHPSIHPYTSIHPSIHIHPSIHPSIHPSIHPSIHIHPSIHPSIHIHPSIHPSIHPSIHPSIHPSIHIHPSIHPSIHPYTSIHPSIHPYTSIHPSIHIHPSIHPSIHPSIHIHPSIHPSIHPSIYIHPSNHPSIHPSIHIHPSIHPSIHPSIHPYTSIHPSIHPPSIHPSTIHPSIHPSIHPYSSIHPSIHPSNHPSIHPYTSIHPYSSIHPSIYIHPSIH from the exons ccatccatccatccatatccatccatccatccatccatccatccatccatccatccatccatccatccaaccatccatccatccatccatccatccatccatccatatacatccatccatccatccatccatattcatccatccatccatccatccatccatccatccatccatccatccatccatattcatccatccatccatccatccatccatattcatccatccatccatccatccatccatccatccatccatccatccatccatccatccatccatatacatccatccatccatccatccatccatccatatacatccatccatccatccatccatccatatacatccatccatccatccatccatatacatccatccatccatccatccatccatccatccatccatatacatccatccatccatccatccatccatccatccatatacatccatccatccaaccatccatccatccatccatccatccatatacatccatccatccatccatccatccatccatccatccatccatatacatccatccatccatccatccatcc tccatccatccatccatccaccatccatccatccatccatccatccatccatccatattcatccatccatccatccatccatccatccaaccatccatccatccatccatatacatccatccatccatattcatccatccatccatccatatacatccatccatccatccat
- the LOC133424385 gene encoding guanine nucleotide exchange factor subunit RIC1-like, with translation PSIHPYTSIHPSIHPSIHPSIHPSIYIHPSIYIHPSIHPSIHHPSCIHPSIHPASIHPSILHPSIHPSIIHPSIHASIFIHPSIHPSMHPYSCIHPSIHPSCIHPSIHPSCIHPSIHPSCIHPSIHPSCIHPSSHPSIHPCIHASMHPSIHPSIHPSIHPSIHHACMHPSIHPSIHPSIHPSIHIHPSIHPSSIHPSIHPSIHPSIFIHPSIHPSIHPSIHPSILPYSSIHPSIHPSIYIHPSIH, from the exons ccatccatccatccatatacatccatccatccatccatccatccatccatccatccatccatccatccatccatatacatccatccatccatatacatccatccatccatccatccatccatccatcatccatcatgcatccatccatccatccatcctgcatccatccatccatccatcc tccatccatccatccatccatccatcatccatccatccatccatgcatccatattcatccatccatccatccatccatccatgcatccatattcatgcatccatccatccatccatccatcatgcatccatccatccatccatccatcatgcatccatccatccatccatccatcatgcatccatccttccatccatccatcatgcatccatccatccagccatccatccatccatccatgcatccatgcatccatgcatccatccatccatccatccatccatccatccatccatccatccatccatcatgcatgcatgcatccatccatccatccatccatcc atccatccatccatccatccatacacatccatccatccatccatccatcatccatccatccatccatccatccatccatccatccttccatattcatccatccatccatccatccatccatccatccatccatccatccatccatccttccatattcatccatccatccatccatccatccatccatatacatccatccatccatccat